In Gordonia phthalatica, one genomic interval encodes:
- a CDS encoding DEAD/DEAH box helicase, translated as MSESENSSTSAQPVEGPGAFADLGITSRVLKALDDIGYESPSPIQAATIPPLMEGRDVVGLAQTGTGKTAAFALPILTRLDTSARKPQALVLAPTRELALQVAEAFGSYSTYLPEVKILPIYGGQSYGIQLSGLRRGAQVIVGTPGRVIDHLDKGTLDLSHLKYLVLDEADEMLTMGFAEDVERILADTPDEKQVALFSATMPSAIGRLARKYLNNPKEVTVKNKTATAQNITQKYLQVSHQRKLDALTRVLEVEDFDGMIVFVRTKSATEELSEKLRARGLSAMAINGDMVQAQRERTINQLKDGSLDILVATDVAARGLDVDRISHVVNYDIPHDVESYVHRIGRTGRAGRSGTALLFVSPRERHLLRSIERHTRQDLEEIDLPSADDVNAQRVAKFADSITANLASDNLDLFRGLVENYARDHDVTMADIAAALALETRDGGFLMSPDPPAGQRRERSEHRDRAPRGGGHFATYRIAVGRKHKVSPGAIVGAIANEGGLTRGDFGNISIRDDFSLVELPNDLDAETLGMLKHTRIGKNPIDLRPDMGPPRGRGGSRGSSRGYEDRRKGGGGYRKGGDKYGKRPARVAGRGRDHH; from the coding sequence ATGAGCGAATCAGAAAACAGCAGTACTTCCGCGCAACCGGTCGAGGGGCCCGGCGCATTCGCCGACCTCGGCATCACCTCTCGGGTGCTCAAGGCGCTCGACGACATCGGCTACGAGAGCCCGTCGCCGATTCAGGCCGCCACCATCCCGCCTCTGATGGAGGGCCGCGACGTCGTCGGCCTGGCGCAGACCGGTACCGGCAAGACCGCAGCTTTCGCGCTGCCGATCCTGACCCGGCTCGACACGTCGGCGCGCAAGCCCCAGGCCCTGGTGCTGGCGCCCACCCGCGAGTTGGCGCTTCAGGTCGCCGAGGCCTTCGGCAGCTACTCCACGTACCTGCCCGAGGTGAAGATCCTGCCGATCTACGGCGGGCAGAGCTACGGCATCCAGCTCTCCGGCCTCCGCCGCGGCGCGCAGGTGATCGTGGGAACGCCCGGTCGTGTGATCGACCATCTCGACAAGGGCACCCTGGACCTCTCGCACCTCAAGTACCTGGTGCTCGACGAGGCCGACGAGATGCTCACGATGGGCTTCGCCGAGGACGTCGAGCGGATTCTCGCCGACACCCCGGACGAGAAGCAGGTGGCGTTGTTCTCGGCGACCATGCCGTCCGCGATCGGACGCCTGGCGCGCAAGTACCTGAACAACCCCAAGGAAGTCACCGTCAAGAACAAGACGGCGACCGCCCAGAACATCACGCAGAAATATCTGCAGGTCTCGCACCAGCGGAAGCTCGACGCCCTCACTCGCGTCCTCGAGGTCGAGGACTTCGACGGCATGATCGTGTTCGTCCGCACCAAGTCGGCGACCGAGGAGCTCTCCGAGAAGCTGCGCGCCCGCGGCCTGTCCGCCATGGCGATCAACGGCGACATGGTGCAGGCGCAGCGCGAGCGGACCATCAACCAGCTCAAGGACGGCTCGCTCGACATCCTCGTCGCGACCGACGTCGCCGCTCGCGGCCTGGACGTGGACCGCATCTCGCACGTCGTGAACTACGACATCCCGCACGACGTCGAGTCGTACGTGCACCGCATCGGCCGCACGGGTCGTGCCGGCCGCTCGGGCACCGCGCTGCTGTTCGTCTCACCGCGTGAGCGGCACCTGCTGCGCTCCATCGAGCGTCACACCCGCCAGGATCTGGAAGAGATCGATCTGCCGAGCGCCGACGACGTCAACGCTCAGCGCGTTGCGAAGTTCGCCGACTCGATCACCGCGAACCTCGCCTCGGACAATCTCGATCTGTTCCGCGGGCTGGTGGAGAACTACGCGCGCGACCACGACGTCACGATGGCCGACATCGCGGCCGCGCTGGCGTTGGAGACCCGCGACGGCGGCTTCCTGATGTCGCCGGATCCGCCCGCGGGCCAGCGTCGTGAGCGCTCCGAGCACCGCGATCGCGCTCCGCGCGGCGGCGGTCACTTCGCCACCTACCGCATCGCGGTGGGGCGCAAGCACAAGGTGTCGCCGGGAGCGATCGTCGGCGCCATCGCCAACGAGGGTGGCCTGACGCGCGGAGACTTCGGCAACATCAGCATCCGCGACGACTTCAGCCTCGTGGAGCTGCCGAACGACCTCGACGCCGAGACCCTGGGCATGCTGAAGCACACCCGGATCGGCAAGAACCCGATCGACCTGCGTCCGGACATGGGGCCGCCGCGCGGTCGCGGTGGTTCGCGGGGCAGCTCGCGCGGCTACGAGGATCGTCGCAAGGGCGGCGGCGGTTACCGCAAGGGCGGCGACAAGTACGGCAAGCGCCCCGCGCGCGTCGCCGGTCGCGGCCGCGATCACCACTGA
- a CDS encoding TetR family transcriptional regulator has product MKPVDSPERTKNRTRSGRRGGESTTRTDILTAARHLFGENGFTKTSMRSIATEAGVDVALVSYHFGSKRGLFTAVMEVPGDPISRVTAAASGPRSDLGRRLITTFTSIWENDDMGVALQAMLRSAVNDDGAAKAFGDFASGEMMPALAKTAGLSQETVRAIGSCVFGLALMRYLIRAESFTSLTVDELVDQFGPKIQAIVDQGR; this is encoded by the coding sequence GTGAAGCCCGTCGACAGCCCTGAGCGCACGAAGAACCGGACACGCAGCGGCCGCCGCGGCGGCGAGAGCACCACCCGCACCGACATCCTGACCGCCGCCCGGCACCTGTTCGGTGAGAACGGCTTCACCAAGACGTCGATGCGCTCGATCGCCACCGAGGCCGGCGTCGACGTCGCTCTGGTCTCCTACCACTTCGGCAGCAAGCGGGGCCTGTTCACCGCGGTGATGGAGGTGCCGGGCGATCCCATCTCCCGGGTCACCGCGGCCGCCTCCGGTCCGCGCTCCGACCTCGGCCGCCGACTCATCACCACGTTCACCTCCATCTGGGAGAACGACGACATGGGCGTCGCGCTCCAGGCGATGCTCCGATCCGCGGTCAACGACGACGGCGCCGCCAAGGCCTTCGGCGACTTCGCGTCGGGCGAGATGATGCCCGCCCTCGCGAAGACGGCCGGACTGTCGCAGGAGACCGTGCGCGCCATCGGCAGCTGCGTGTTCGGGCTGGCCCTGATGCGCTACCTGATCCGCGCCGAGAGCTTCACGTCGCTCACCGTCGACGAGCTCGTCGATCAGTTCGGCCCCAAGATCCAGGCGATCGTCGACCAAGGACGCTGA
- a CDS encoding AAA family ATPase, translated as MRPESTEHTNSPFRPGYSRPPLIFGGHQDEIEEFTEVFQHYDFGENQSVLISGLRGAGKTSMLSRLQDIAETHGWLTIRDDASKGLMDRVVGSTIPTIVNSLSDSEQTRLKSLSILNVGIELEIADRSRTVAPSLRSDLVAISQATDNRGILILIDEVHSSKVRLRELSRFALEISHAMSTGANIMVAFAGVKVDLDQLMEQPHMTFLRRSREVDFRRLSIGETRRVLRETTQVGGRTLAPDAETHLVKISQGYPYLVQLAGDYAWRNNPTSDTISLVDAKVAQGKAKKAIESRVIKKVYDDLSEMDQEFLRAMAPDDGRTKISSIVSRMEKSDQYVQVYKQRLLDSGYVESTSHGYVEFSLPYLRDYVRSTMEPHPAESSGLSEWRAFPPPAP; from the coding sequence ATGCGGCCGGAGTCGACCGAGCACACGAACAGCCCGTTCCGTCCCGGCTACAGCAGGCCACCACTCATCTTCGGCGGTCACCAGGATGAGATCGAGGAGTTCACTGAAGTCTTCCAACACTACGACTTCGGCGAGAATCAGTCGGTGCTGATCTCCGGCCTCCGTGGAGCAGGAAAGACATCGATGCTGAGCCGCTTGCAAGACATCGCGGAAACTCACGGCTGGCTGACCATTCGCGACGATGCAAGCAAGGGACTGATGGACCGCGTCGTCGGCAGCACGATCCCGACCATCGTCAACTCGCTCAGCGACAGCGAGCAGACAAGGTTGAAGAGCCTCAGCATTTTGAACGTCGGAATCGAACTCGAAATCGCCGACCGCTCACGCACAGTGGCACCATCGCTCCGGAGCGACCTGGTTGCGATCTCGCAAGCCACGGACAATCGCGGGATACTGATACTGATCGACGAGGTCCACTCGAGCAAGGTCCGTCTCCGCGAACTGTCACGTTTTGCGCTGGAGATATCCCATGCCATGTCCACCGGTGCCAACATCATGGTCGCGTTCGCAGGTGTGAAAGTGGACCTCGACCAGCTCATGGAGCAACCTCACATGACATTCCTCCGCCGGTCACGCGAGGTCGATTTCCGCCGACTGTCGATCGGCGAAACCCGACGAGTACTACGCGAAACCACTCAAGTGGGAGGCAGAACGCTCGCCCCGGACGCCGAGACCCATCTGGTGAAGATCTCCCAGGGATACCCCTACCTTGTGCAGCTCGCTGGAGATTATGCGTGGCGCAACAATCCGACGTCGGACACGATCTCGCTCGTCGACGCCAAGGTTGCCCAGGGTAAGGCCAAGAAGGCCATCGAAAGCCGCGTGATCAAGAAGGTCTACGACGACCTTTCCGAGATGGATCAGGAGTTCCTCCGCGCGATGGCTCCCGACGATGGACGAACCAAGATCTCGAGCATCGTCTCGCGCATGGAGAAGTCGGACCAATACGTCCAGGTCTATAAGCAGCGCCTCCTCGACAGCGGGTACGTGGAGAGCACCAGTCACGGGTACGTCGAGTTCTCTCTGCCTTACCTCCGCGACTACGTGCGCTCAACGATGGAACCTCATCCTGCCGAATCATCGGGTCTCAGCGAATGGCGAGCGTTTCCGCCGCCGGCACCGTGA
- a CDS encoding SIR2 family NAD-dependent protein deacylase has product MTSPLSADDLAAARRLIDDAANVCVFSGAGMSAESGIPTFRDALTGLWANYEPADLATPSGWRRDPDLVWGWYRDRAETLRTVEPNDGHRAIADLGRRKKLAGGRVSIVTQNVDDLHERAGSTVDAHLHGSLIGPRCETCPYRGDADLSLARERPRCPRCGASLRPDVVWFGEILPKLAWLNASAAVGQCDLLIIIGTSGVIRPAANLPLLAAEAGTPIIEVNPEPSALTPLATVHLESTAAAALPAIS; this is encoded by the coding sequence GTGACCAGCCCCTTGTCCGCCGACGACCTGGCGGCGGCGCGGCGGTTGATCGATGACGCCGCGAACGTCTGCGTCTTCTCCGGCGCGGGCATGTCCGCCGAGAGCGGGATCCCGACCTTCCGCGACGCCCTGACCGGACTCTGGGCGAACTACGAACCGGCGGATCTCGCGACGCCGTCCGGTTGGCGCCGCGACCCGGATCTGGTGTGGGGCTGGTATCGCGATCGCGCGGAGACGCTCCGGACCGTCGAACCGAACGACGGCCATCGTGCGATCGCCGATCTCGGCCGCCGGAAGAAGCTCGCGGGCGGGCGCGTCAGCATCGTCACCCAGAACGTCGACGACCTCCACGAACGGGCCGGTTCGACGGTCGACGCCCATCTGCACGGCAGCCTGATCGGACCGCGGTGCGAGACGTGCCCGTACCGCGGCGACGCGGACCTGTCGTTGGCTCGGGAGCGACCGCGCTGCCCACGGTGCGGCGCGAGCCTCCGACCCGACGTCGTCTGGTTCGGCGAGATCCTCCCGAAGCTCGCATGGCTCAACGCCTCCGCCGCCGTCGGTCAGTGCGACCTGCTGATCATCATCGGCACCAGCGGCGTCATCCGGCCCGCCGCGAACCTGCCACTGCTCGCAGCGGAGGCTGGAACCCCGATCATCGAGGTGAATCCGGAACCGTCGGCATTGACGCCACTCGCGACGGTGCACCTGGAGTCCACCGCCGCCGCCGCGCTGCCGGCGATCAGCTGA
- a CDS encoding HIT family protein, which produces MSDCVFCEIVAGTSPAHIVYSDDDVVAFLDISPITAGHTLVVPRQHSSGLADLDPMVGGKIFATGQRLAAAMRAGAISADGVNLAMNDGRAAFQTVFHSHLHVVPRHSGDKFSFAKGFLTRRARDLDAVAAMVREALDVLP; this is translated from the coding sequence ATGTCCGACTGTGTCTTCTGCGAGATCGTCGCGGGTACCTCACCCGCCCACATCGTGTACTCCGACGACGACGTCGTCGCCTTCCTCGACATCTCCCCGATCACGGCGGGCCACACCCTCGTGGTCCCCCGACAGCACTCGTCGGGGCTCGCCGACCTGGATCCGATGGTCGGCGGCAAGATCTTCGCCACGGGCCAGCGACTCGCTGCCGCGATGCGCGCCGGCGCCATCTCCGCCGACGGGGTCAACCTGGCGATGAACGACGGCCGCGCCGCGTTCCAGACCGTCTTCCACTCGCACCTGCACGTGGTGCCCCGTCATTCCGGCGACAAGTTCAGCTTCGCGAAGGGCTTCCTGACCCGCCGCGCCCGCGATCTCGACGCGGTGGCCGCGATGGTCCGTGAGGCGCTGGACGTCCTCCCGTGA
- a CDS encoding DUF4189 domain-containing protein, whose translation MKIRKRLANAALVAAGVGAALTVPTIVNPAPAAAANYYGAIALSPSTGATGRALDYPDWSSASNAALSWCGYTDCQVVVRMRNACGAIAKSSGYWGFGWAADLYTAQSNALYNSGGGYVHDWACTSGHQ comes from the coding sequence ATGAAGATTCGTAAACGTCTCGCCAACGCCGCCCTTGTCGCGGCCGGGGTCGGCGCAGCACTCACCGTCCCCACCATCGTGAACCCGGCTCCGGCCGCTGCGGCGAACTACTACGGCGCGATCGCACTGTCGCCGAGCACCGGCGCCACCGGTCGTGCCCTGGACTACCCGGATTGGTCCAGCGCGTCCAACGCCGCCCTGTCCTGGTGCGGGTACACCGACTGCCAGGTGGTCGTCCGGATGCGAAACGCCTGCGGCGCCATCGCCAAGAGCTCCGGCTACTGGGGCTTCGGCTGGGCGGCCGACCTGTACACCGCGCAGTCCAACGCCCTGTACAACTCGGGCGGCGGCTACGTGCACGACTGGGCGTGCACCTCGGGCCACCAGTAG
- a CDS encoding LppX_LprAFG lipoprotein: MKRSKRFAIVAAVAAVAAAVALTGCSSDDGSKDAPASDANATATLNSAADAAAALTGAKVVLDIQGSLQGVNASKVEADVATKPKVAAEGTATLKMGDKSSSAPFVYVDDHMYANIDDKGYIDYGDGRSIYDVSKILDAEKGVPFILRNITGAKEDGSETIDGVETTKITGTVAAKDLSGLTGASPEAKGLESDIPVTVWVTKDGKNNVARVLAEPAEGASMTINLSEWGKTVDAKKPADVKSPSAKPTTAPKSGEPTRQPVG, translated from the coding sequence ATGAAACGTTCCAAGCGATTCGCGATCGTCGCAGCGGTCGCCGCCGTCGCCGCAGCCGTCGCCCTGACGGGATGCTCCAGCGATGACGGCAGCAAAGACGCGCCCGCCTCCGACGCCAATGCGACTGCGACCTTGAACTCCGCCGCCGACGCCGCCGCCGCACTCACCGGCGCCAAAGTGGTCCTCGACATCCAGGGTTCGCTCCAGGGCGTCAACGCGTCGAAGGTCGAAGCCGACGTCGCGACGAAGCCGAAGGTCGCCGCCGAAGGCACCGCGACCCTGAAGATGGGCGACAAGTCGTCGTCCGCACCGTTCGTCTACGTCGACGACCACATGTACGCCAACATCGATGACAAGGGCTACATCGACTACGGCGACGGCCGTTCGATCTACGACGTCAGCAAGATCCTCGACGCCGAGAAGGGTGTCCCGTTCATTCTGCGGAACATCACCGGCGCCAAGGAGGACGGCTCCGAGACGATCGACGGCGTGGAGACCACCAAGATCACCGGCACCGTCGCCGCCAAGGACCTGTCGGGCCTGACCGGCGCATCGCCGGAGGCCAAGGGCCTGGAGTCGGACATCCCGGTGACCGTGTGGGTCACGAAGGACGGCAAGAACAACGTCGCCCGCGTTCTGGCCGAGCCCGCCGAGGGCGCGTCGATGACCATCAACCTCAGCGAGTGGGGCAAGACCGTCGACGCCAAGAAGCCCGCCGATGTGAAGTCGCCGAGCGCCAAGCCCACCACCGCGCCCAAGTCCGGCGAGCCGACCCGTCAGCCGGTCGGCTGA